From Deferrisoma camini S3R1, the proteins below share one genomic window:
- a CDS encoding acetate--CoA ligase family protein, with translation MKPQTAAILESCASAGWVVEPLARRILTEYGLPVTQWAWARDLENALEAAAEVGYPLVVKVVSPRVIHKSDVGGVIVGVEDEQGVREAYRRMARLPGFEGVLLDEVADGLELIVGAKHDPQFGPVVLTGIGGTAVEIYQDVAIRMAPMSPDDAESALDSLRARKLLEGFRGAPPVQRESLVDLLVRFSEMAHDLGPAVDSIDLNPVFCGPERCVIADARIMLPRNQG, from the coding sequence GTGAAGCCGCAAACCGCCGCCATCTTGGAGAGCTGCGCCTCGGCCGGCTGGGTGGTCGAACCCCTTGCCCGGAGGATCCTCACCGAATACGGGCTTCCCGTGACCCAGTGGGCGTGGGCCCGCGACCTCGAGAACGCGCTCGAGGCCGCCGCCGAGGTCGGCTATCCCCTGGTCGTGAAGGTCGTCTCCCCGAGGGTGATCCACAAGTCCGACGTGGGCGGGGTGATCGTGGGGGTGGAGGACGAGCAGGGGGTGCGGGAAGCGTACCGCCGCATGGCCCGGCTTCCCGGCTTCGAGGGCGTGCTCCTCGACGAGGTGGCCGACGGCCTCGAGCTCATCGTGGGGGCTAAGCACGACCCCCAGTTCGGCCCCGTGGTTCTCACCGGCATCGGCGGCACGGCCGTGGAGATCTACCAGGACGTGGCCATCCGCATGGCCCCGATGTCACCAGACGACGCCGAGTCCGCCCTCGACTCGCTTCGGGCCCGGAAGCTCCTGGAAGGATTTCGGGGCGCGCCCCCGGTGCAGCGGGAGAGCCTCGTGGACCTCCTCGTTCGGTTCTCCGAGATGGCCCACGACCTCGGCCCCGCCGTCGACTCCATCGACCTCAACCCCGTCTTCTGCGGCCCGGAACGGTGCGTCATCGCCGACGCCCGCATCATGCTCCCTCGGAACCAGGGATAA
- the ureE gene encoding urease accessory protein UreE translates to MLRVTQWMDGPARPDATLTLPFALRQKRRQRARLDNGVEVALLLPRGRVLRHGDLLQAENGLLIRVQAAAEEVSTAHTGDPLLLARACYHLGNRHVPLQIRDRWVRYGHDHVLDDLVGRLGLKVVRERARFEPETGPYASPHPTPVASPAKDHSHGAPSRPAPRGNR, encoded by the coding sequence ATGCTCCGCGTGACCCAATGGATGGACGGGCCTGCGAGGCCGGACGCCACCCTCACCTTGCCCTTCGCGCTCCGTCAAAAAAGACGCCAGCGCGCCCGCCTGGACAACGGAGTGGAGGTGGCCCTCCTCTTACCCCGGGGACGGGTGCTGCGCCACGGCGATCTTCTCCAGGCGGAGAACGGCCTGCTGATCCGGGTGCAGGCTGCTGCGGAGGAGGTCTCCACCGCGCACACCGGTGATCCGCTGCTTCTGGCAAGGGCCTGCTATCACCTGGGCAACCGCCACGTTCCCCTGCAGATCCGAGACCGATGGGTCCGCTACGGGCATGACCACGTGCTGGACGATCTGGTGGGAAGGCTCGGGCTGAAGGTCGTTCGGGAGCGTGCGCGGTTCGAGCCCGAGACCGGCCCCTACGCATCCCCCCACCCGACGCCCGTCGCCTCCCCCGCGAAGGACCACAGCCATGGTGCGCCGAGCCGCCCCGCCCCCCGTGGCAACCGGTAG
- a CDS encoding Fic family protein, translating into MTQSFQPRFTITNRITEGLTRIERVRGFLEAATLSEDWIREMGERALVLEAHHTTHIEGTQLTLDQAERLMAGETVPEADPDDVRELLNYRRAFDFVSEYLSSGAPITEGLIREIHKRLVEGVRGGAAAPGEYRKIQNYVVNSAPGETIYTPPPAHEVPILMAELVEWLNRERETHPVLVSGIAQFQLVHIHPFLDGNGRTSRLLSTLCLYREGYDFKRLFTISEYYDRDRAAFYRAIQGVRARDMDMTGWLEYFVTGLATQLMEVRQRGERVIRRDVLVHQHDLSPRQAQALMHILEHGSINIREFEELCPEVNRRTLQRDLKGMVEKGLLVERGTSPTDPTKRYRLSEGEL; encoded by the coding sequence ATGACACAAAGCTTCCAGCCCCGATTCACGATCACGAACCGCATCACCGAGGGCCTGACGCGGATCGAGCGGGTGCGCGGTTTCCTGGAAGCCGCCACCCTCTCGGAGGACTGGATCCGGGAGATGGGTGAGCGGGCGCTGGTGCTCGAGGCCCATCACACGACGCACATCGAGGGGACGCAGCTGACCCTCGACCAGGCTGAACGCCTGATGGCCGGCGAGACGGTACCGGAAGCCGACCCCGACGATGTGCGGGAGCTTCTGAACTACCGACGGGCGTTCGATTTCGTCTCGGAATACCTGTCCAGCGGCGCACCGATCACGGAAGGGTTGATCCGCGAGATCCACAAGCGGCTGGTGGAGGGGGTGCGTGGCGGTGCTGCCGCACCGGGCGAATACCGCAAGATCCAGAACTACGTGGTCAACTCCGCCCCCGGCGAGACGATCTACACGCCGCCACCGGCTCACGAGGTGCCGATCCTGATGGCGGAACTGGTGGAGTGGCTGAACCGGGAACGGGAGACCCATCCGGTGCTCGTGAGCGGCATCGCCCAGTTCCAGCTCGTTCACATCCATCCCTTCCTGGACGGCAACGGCCGGACGTCGCGTCTGCTCTCTACCCTGTGCTTGTACCGCGAGGGCTACGACTTCAAGCGGCTGTTCACCATCAGCGAGTACTACGACCGGGACCGGGCCGCCTTCTACCGGGCGATCCAAGGCGTCCGGGCGCGAGACATGGACATGACCGGGTGGCTGGAGTACTTCGTGACCGGACTGGCCACCCAGTTGATGGAGGTCAGGCAACGGGGGGAACGGGTGATCCGACGGGACGTGCTCGTCCACCAGCACGATCTCTCCCCCCGCCAGGCCCAAGCCCTGATGCACATTCTCGAACACGGGAGCATCAACATTCGGGAATTCGAGGAGCTCTGCCCGGAGGTCAACCGGCGCACACTTCAGCGAGACCTGAAAGGCATGGTGGAAAAGGGCCTGCTCGTGGAGCGGGGAACCAGCCCCACGGATCCCACGAAGCGGTACCGGTTGTCGGAAGGGGAGCTATGA
- a CDS encoding PIN domain-containing protein, giving the protein MARPPAVIDTNVVVSGLLTGEPTAPTCRILNAMLAGRFFYLLIENLLAEYRRVLLRPRIQVLHGLSGDEVDTVLLDIAANGGLRTPVPAPEPPPDPGDRHLWDLLAAEPGAVLVTGDGNLLGHPPAFARLLTPAAFARLWGIA; this is encoded by the coding sequence ATGGCGCGGCCCCCCGCGGTGATTGACACCAACGTGGTGGTGAGCGGCCTGCTCACCGGCGAACCCACGGCCCCCACCTGCCGGATCCTGAACGCCATGTTGGCCGGGAGGTTCTTCTACCTGCTCATCGAAAACCTGCTGGCCGAATACCGCCGGGTGCTCCTCCGGCCGCGGATCCAGGTCCTCCACGGCCTTTCCGGAGACGAGGTGGACACCGTCCTGCTCGACATCGCGGCCAACGGCGGCCTGCGCACCCCCGTTCCCGCTCCGGAGCCTCCACCCGACCCGGGCGACCGGCATCTCTGGGATCTGCTGGCCGCCGAGCCGGGTGCCGTGCTGGTGACCGGAGACGGAAACCTCCTGGGACACCCGCCGGCCTTTGCCCGCCTGCTTACCCCTGCTGCCTTCGCTCGGCTGTGGGGGATCGCCTGA
- a CDS encoding urease subunit beta: MKPGEILTPEGTVVLNAGRRTRPLVVVNTGDRPIQVGSHYHFYEVNEALRFDRQAALGFRLNIPAGTAVRFEPGQQREVELVEYGGARRVYGFNGKVMGALEGDR; the protein is encoded by the coding sequence ATGAAGCCCGGCGAGATCCTGACCCCAGAGGGAACGGTGGTATTGAACGCGGGCCGCAGGACGCGGCCCCTGGTCGTGGTCAACACCGGAGACCGGCCGATCCAGGTGGGCTCCCACTACCACTTCTACGAGGTCAACGAGGCGCTGAGGTTCGACCGGCAGGCGGCGCTCGGGTTCCGGCTCAACATCCCCGCGGGCACGGCCGTGCGCTTCGAGCCGGGTCAGCAGAGGGAGGTGGAGCTGGTCGAGTACGGTGGGGCGCGACGGGTGTACGGGTTCAACGGCAAGGTGATGGGGGCGCTGGAGGGCGACCGATGA
- a CDS encoding urease accessory protein UreD: MQRPFYPPEDGGACHVYLLHPPGGVVAGDRLRVRIRAGEGAHALITTPAATKMYRSHGPQASQGHRLRVEPGGILEWLPQETILFSGARADLHTRVDLIGDGGFLGWEILCVGLPGSGAPYDQGSWSQSFELWRDGSPLVLERTRLGREPRPFRAPWGLGGFTVVASLLCATSHPEAVERVRAVLDAPTSGADELVSVTQLRDALVCRYLGHHAERARRCFVRAWEVLRPIFADRRACAPRIWNT; encoded by the coding sequence GTGCAACGGCCCTTCTATCCCCCCGAGGATGGGGGCGCGTGCCACGTGTATCTGCTGCACCCGCCCGGCGGGGTGGTGGCTGGAGACCGGCTCCGGGTCCGCATCCGGGCGGGAGAGGGGGCGCACGCACTGATCACGACCCCCGCCGCAACCAAGATGTACCGGAGCCACGGTCCCCAGGCCAGCCAGGGGCACCGGCTCAGGGTGGAACCAGGAGGCATCCTCGAGTGGCTCCCCCAGGAGACCATTCTGTTCAGCGGGGCCCGCGCCGATCTGCACACCCGCGTCGATCTCATCGGCGACGGGGGGTTTCTGGGGTGGGAGATCCTGTGTGTGGGGCTCCCCGGGTCCGGGGCTCCTTACGACCAAGGAAGCTGGAGCCAGAGCTTCGAGCTTTGGCGCGACGGCTCGCCCCTGGTGCTGGAACGGACCCGTTTGGGAAGGGAGCCCCGGCCCTTCCGGGCGCCCTGGGGGTTGGGGGGGTTCACGGTGGTGGCGAGCTTGCTCTGTGCCACGAGCCATCCCGAAGCGGTAGAGCGGGTTCGGGCGGTGCTGGACGCCCCCACGTCAGGGGCAGACGAGCTGGTCAGCGTCACCCAGCTTCGGGACGCCTTGGTGTGCCGGTATCTCGGGCACCACGCGGAGAGGGCACGTCGGTGCTTTGTGAGGGCCTGGGAGGTCCTGCGTCCGATCTTTGCGGATCGGCGGGCATGCGCACCTCGCATCTGGAACACCTGA
- the ureA gene encoding urease subunit gamma, producing MELSPREKDKLLLFTAALVAERRKARGLRLNYPEAVAYISAAILEGAREGRSVAELMDYGTTLLRREDVMEGVPSMITEVQVEATFPDGTKLVTVHAPIR from the coding sequence ATGGAGCTTTCCCCCCGCGAGAAGGACAAACTTCTGCTCTTCACCGCCGCGTTGGTTGCCGAGCGCCGCAAGGCGCGGGGCCTCAGGCTGAACTACCCGGAGGCGGTGGCATACATCTCAGCGGCGATCCTCGAAGGGGCCCGTGAGGGCCGCAGCGTGGCCGAGCTGATGGACTACGGCACCACCCTTCTCCGCCGCGAGGATGTGATGGAGGGGGTGCCCTCGATGATCACCGAGGTGCAGGTGGAGGCCACCTTCCCCGACGGAACCAAGCTGGTGACGGTCCACGCCCCGATTCGGTGA
- the ureC gene encoding urease subunit alpha: MNGIDRRAYAELYGPTVGDRVRLGDTSLWIEVEEDHTVYGEEVKFGGGKVIRDGMGQGQASSAHAVDTVITNVLILDHWGIVKADMGLKGGRIAGIGKAGNPDVQPDVDLVIGPGTEVIAGEGLIATAGAIDAHIHFICPQQVEEALMAGVTTMLGGGTGPAAGTNATTCTPGPWNIHRMLQAVEGLPLNFGFLGKGNASLPTALREQIEAGAMGLKLHEDWGTTPAAIDNCLAVAERFDVQVAIHTDTLNESGFVEHTLAAFRGRTIHAYHTEGAGGGHAPDIIKLCGEPNVLPSSTNPTRPYTVNTVDEHLDMLMVCHHLDPGIPEDVAFAESRIRRETIAAEDILHDLGAFSMIASDSQAMGRVGEVILRTWQTAHKMKEQRGPLPEDGSRNDNVRAKRYVAKYTINPAIAHGISHEVGSIEPGKLADIVLWRPPFFGAKPALVIKGGMIVAAPMGDPNASIPTPQPVHYRRMFGALGRARFETSVTFVSRAALEAEVGKRLGLQKRLVAVRNTRAVRKSDLIHNRALPCIEVDPQTYEVRADGVLLTCEPAAELPLAQRYFLF, from the coding sequence ATGAACGGGATTGACCGCCGGGCCTATGCGGAGCTTTATGGCCCGACCGTGGGGGACCGGGTGCGCCTGGGCGACACCTCTCTGTGGATCGAGGTCGAAGAGGACCACACGGTTTATGGGGAGGAGGTCAAGTTCGGAGGGGGCAAGGTGATCCGCGACGGGATGGGCCAGGGGCAGGCGTCATCCGCCCACGCCGTGGACACCGTAATCACGAACGTCCTGATCCTGGATCACTGGGGCATCGTCAAGGCGGACATGGGGCTCAAAGGGGGCCGCATCGCCGGCATCGGCAAGGCTGGCAACCCCGACGTCCAGCCGGACGTGGACCTGGTCATCGGCCCCGGCACCGAGGTGATCGCAGGAGAGGGGCTGATCGCCACCGCCGGGGCGATCGATGCCCACATTCACTTCATCTGCCCCCAGCAGGTCGAGGAGGCGCTGATGGCGGGCGTCACCACCATGCTGGGGGGGGGGACCGGGCCCGCAGCCGGCACCAACGCCACGACCTGCACCCCCGGCCCCTGGAACATCCACCGCATGCTCCAAGCGGTCGAGGGTCTGCCCCTGAACTTCGGGTTTCTCGGCAAAGGGAACGCCAGCCTGCCCACCGCTCTGAGGGAGCAGATCGAGGCCGGGGCGATGGGTCTCAAGCTGCACGAGGACTGGGGGACCACGCCGGCGGCCATCGACAACTGCTTGGCGGTGGCGGAGAGGTTCGACGTACAGGTAGCCATTCACACCGACACCCTCAACGAATCAGGGTTCGTGGAGCACACCTTGGCGGCGTTCCGGGGGCGGACGATCCACGCCTACCACACCGAGGGAGCGGGCGGGGGGCACGCCCCGGATATCATCAAGCTTTGCGGGGAACCCAACGTGCTGCCCTCCTCCACCAACCCCACGCGCCCGTACACAGTGAACACCGTGGACGAGCACCTGGACATGCTGATGGTATGCCATCACCTGGACCCCGGCATCCCCGAGGACGTGGCCTTCGCCGAGTCCCGGATTCGGCGCGAGACCATCGCGGCCGAGGACATCCTCCACGATCTCGGCGCGTTCAGCATGATCGCCTCGGACTCCCAGGCCATGGGCCGAGTGGGCGAGGTCATCCTGCGCACCTGGCAGACCGCCCACAAGATGAAGGAGCAGCGGGGGCCCCTGCCGGAGGACGGCTCCCGCAACGACAACGTTCGGGCGAAGCGTTACGTCGCCAAGTACACCATCAACCCGGCCATCGCCCACGGCATCAGCCACGAGGTGGGCTCCATCGAGCCGGGCAAGCTCGCCGACATCGTCCTGTGGCGCCCCCCCTTCTTCGGGGCCAAGCCCGCCCTCGTGATCAAGGGCGGCATGATCGTGGCCGCACCCATGGGAGACCCCAACGCGTCCATCCCCACTCCCCAGCCGGTGCACTACCGCCGGATGTTCGGGGCCCTGGGCCGGGCTCGGTTCGAGACCAGCGTGACGTTCGTCTCCCGGGCAGCCCTTGAGGCCGAGGTGGGGAAGCGGCTCGGCCTCCAAAAACGCCTGGTCGCGGTGAGAAACACGCGGGCGGTGCGCAAGTCCGACCTCATCCACAACCGCGCCCTTCCTTGCATCGAGGTAGACCCCCAGACCTACGAGGTGCGGGCGGACGGGGTGCTCCTGACCTGCGAGCCGGCCGCAGAGCTTCCGCTGGCCCAGCGGTACTTCCTGTTCTGA
- a CDS encoding ATP-binding protein yields MIQRRLLPAVLRRLQDTPAVVLLGPRQAGKTTLALTVAEAMEAVYLDLESEQDRAKLMEAERYLPTLFGRLAILDEVHRAPGLFPALRGLIDRARRQGHREGLYLLLGSASLDLLRQSGESLAGRVSYLELGPFDVLEVMGAGEPDPVDPLWLRGGFPESFLARDDAKSFQWRLDFVRTYLERDVPQFGRRIPAETLRRFWTMLAHLQGSPLNASELARSLGVSSKTVSAYVDLLADLLLVRRLPPWHANVRKRLAKTPKVYVRDSGLVHALLGLRSLDALLGHPIAGRSWEGFVVENLLAVAPEGVEGFYYRTAGGAEIDLLLRFPGGPLWAVEIKRSLTPKPARGFHSACSDLEPQRRFVVYPGSEPYPLSGGVWAAPLPFLARELAGQATP; encoded by the coding sequence ATGATCCAACGACGCCTCCTTCCGGCGGTGCTCCGCCGGCTCCAGGACACCCCTGCCGTCGTCCTCCTCGGTCCCCGCCAGGCGGGAAAGACGACCCTTGCGCTCACCGTGGCGGAGGCGATGGAGGCGGTGTACCTGGATCTGGAGTCGGAGCAGGACCGGGCCAAGCTCATGGAGGCCGAGCGATACCTCCCCACCCTGTTCGGCCGGCTGGCGATCCTCGACGAGGTCCACCGCGCCCCGGGCCTCTTTCCGGCGTTGCGGGGGCTCATCGACCGGGCGAGGCGGCAAGGTCACCGGGAAGGCTTGTATCTCCTTCTGGGCTCCGCATCCCTGGATCTGCTCCGCCAATCGGGGGAGAGCCTGGCGGGAAGGGTGTCGTACCTGGAGCTGGGACCGTTCGACGTCCTCGAGGTGATGGGCGCGGGGGAGCCGGATCCCGTGGATCCCTTGTGGCTCCGGGGCGGGTTCCCCGAGAGTTTCCTCGCACGGGACGACGCCAAGAGCTTTCAGTGGCGCCTGGACTTCGTGCGCACCTACCTCGAAAGAGACGTGCCCCAGTTCGGCCGGAGGATCCCGGCGGAAACCCTGCGGCGATTCTGGACGATGCTCGCCCACCTCCAGGGTTCCCCGCTGAACGCCTCCGAACTCGCCCGAAGCCTGGGAGTGTCCTCGAAAACGGTGTCGGCCTACGTGGACCTCCTGGCCGATCTCCTTCTCGTGCGTCGCCTCCCTCCGTGGCACGCGAATGTCCGAAAACGCCTGGCGAAGACTCCAAAGGTATACGTGAGGGACAGCGGCCTGGTGCACGCCCTGCTCGGGCTCCGGAGTCTGGACGCCCTGCTGGGTCACCCGATCGCCGGCCGGAGCTGGGAGGGATTCGTGGTGGAGAATCTCTTGGCGGTCGCCCCTGAAGGGGTCGAGGGATTCTACTACCGGACGGCCGGGGGGGCCGAAATCGATCTTCTACTTCGGTTTCCTGGGGGCCCCCTTTGGGCCGTGGAGATCAAGCGGAGCCTCACACCCAAACCCGCCCGCGGGTTTCACTCGGCCTGCTCGGACCTCGAGCCGCAGCGGCGGTTCGTCGTGTACCCGGGAAGCGAGCCCTATCCGCTTTCCGGCGGCGTCTGGGCCGCGCCGCTCCCCTTTCTCGCCAGAGAGCTGGCCGGTCAGGCCACCCCCTGA
- a CDS encoding CopG family transcriptional regulator yields MPRLTITLSEERHRALKEAALRRGKTIRQIIEESLEHYGIKTRKEAADLVARARARAGLTEAEALSRAVEETRWERGHGAAPRGD; encoded by the coding sequence ATGCCTCGCCTCACGATCACCCTGTCCGAGGAACGGCACCGGGCCCTCAAGGAAGCCGCCCTCCGGCGGGGCAAGACGATCCGGCAGATCATCGAAGAGAGCCTGGAGCACTACGGCATCAAGACCCGTAAGGAGGCCGCCGACCTGGTGGCCCGGGCCCGGGCCCGGGCGGGCCTTACGGAGGCGGAGGCCTTGAGCCGGGCCGTCGAGGAGACACGCTGGGAGCGCGGCCATGGCGCGGCCCCCCGCGGTGATTGA
- a CDS encoding CoA-binding protein, producing the protein MDLSRLFQPRSIAVYGVSLTNPFHPANVIYHKNHLRYRTATYAINPKGGDLYGEPVYRSIDEVPEPVDVAVIGIRAERVPDALRECVAAGVKGAIVISGGFAETGRQDLQDEVTHISRANDVPVIGPNCLGVFSPPVLDTFFLPPERLIEIRPGGISLVSQSGGILVDLMIKLTQEGAGIARGVSIGNRAALDEVDLVRFFLDDPATTVVGLYLEGFRPGRGREFADLLGRAAKPVVFMKAGRSPGGSRAVASHTASVAGDYRVLHDILGHAGALEARDEAEFVAFCEALSSTRSPRGFRNLCIVTASGGHGAVASDECQEAGLVLPTIPAEDGDRLRDELSPSIRDIASVGNPVDLTGSATDRDILASLRFLLGRQYVDGIILLLLPYLPAITPDVGARAAQIARETGKTIVAYVPHIDKYGIFIEGFQTNGIPVSHTVQGAVHMAKAIARRAHP; encoded by the coding sequence ATGGACCTTTCTCGCCTGTTCCAACCGAGATCGATCGCCGTCTACGGCGTGTCGCTCACCAACCCGTTCCACCCGGCCAACGTGATCTACCACAAGAACCACCTGCGCTACCGCACGGCCACCTACGCCATCAACCCCAAGGGCGGGGATCTGTACGGCGAGCCCGTCTACCGGAGCATCGACGAGGTCCCCGAGCCCGTGGACGTGGCCGTGATCGGGATCCGGGCCGAGAGGGTCCCGGACGCGCTCCGGGAGTGCGTGGCGGCAGGGGTCAAGGGCGCCATCGTGATCTCCGGAGGTTTTGCCGAGACCGGGCGCCAGGACCTCCAGGACGAGGTCACCCACATCAGCCGCGCCAACGACGTCCCGGTGATCGGACCGAACTGCCTCGGCGTGTTCTCACCGCCCGTTCTCGACACCTTCTTCCTGCCGCCCGAGAGGCTGATCGAGATCCGCCCCGGGGGCATCTCCCTCGTCAGCCAGAGCGGGGGCATTCTGGTGGACCTCATGATCAAGCTGACCCAGGAGGGCGCCGGCATCGCACGGGGAGTCAGCATCGGGAACCGGGCGGCCCTCGACGAGGTGGACCTGGTCCGGTTCTTCCTCGACGACCCTGCCACCACGGTCGTCGGCCTCTACCTCGAGGGGTTCCGTCCGGGCCGCGGCCGCGAGTTCGCGGACCTCCTGGGGCGGGCCGCCAAGCCGGTGGTGTTCATGAAGGCGGGCAGGTCCCCGGGCGGGTCCCGGGCCGTGGCGTCCCACACCGCCTCCGTGGCCGGCGACTATCGGGTGCTCCACGACATCCTCGGGCACGCCGGCGCACTGGAAGCGAGGGACGAGGCGGAGTTCGTGGCGTTTTGCGAGGCGCTCTCCTCGACGCGTTCGCCGCGGGGTTTTCGCAACCTCTGCATCGTCACCGCCAGCGGCGGCCACGGGGCAGTGGCGTCGGACGAGTGCCAGGAGGCGGGCCTCGTGCTGCCGACGATCCCGGCCGAGGACGGGGATCGCCTGCGGGACGAGCTCTCGCCGAGCATCCGGGACATCGCCTCGGTGGGGAACCCGGTCGACCTGACCGGTTCGGCCACGGATCGCGACATCCTCGCCTCCCTGCGTTTCCTGCTGGGGCGGCAGTACGTGGACGGCATCATCCTGCTCCTGCTGCCCTACCTGCCGGCCATCACGCCCGACGTGGGCGCGCGGGCGGCCCAGATCGCCCGCGAGACCGGCAAGACCATCGTGGCCTACGTGCCCCACATCGACAAGTACGGGATCTTCATCGAAGGGTTCCAGACCAACGGCATCCCGGTCTCCCACACCGTGCAGGGGGCCGTGCACATGGCGAAGGCCATCGCCAGGAGGGCTCACCCGTGA
- a CDS encoding urease accessory protein UreF — protein sequence MVRRAAPPPVATGSSERLGTASLLRLMQLTSPALPIGTYAYSQGLEWAVAAGWVKTESETSDWVLGLLTRSLSRTDVPIFARLYRAWAEADPSTLSYWSRFLHATRDTSELQAEDRDVGGALARLLGLLGIGEAEGWIAHPHATFATLFSLATVHWEIPLPDAAAGYLWAWAEAQVAAAVKLIPLGQTAGQRILSRAIEVIPEAVRFGLTLKDDEIGCLWPGLAMASALHEVQYSRLFRS from the coding sequence ATGGTGCGCCGAGCCGCCCCGCCCCCCGTGGCAACCGGTAGCTCGGAACGGCTCGGCACGGCGAGCCTGCTCCGGCTGATGCAGCTCACAAGCCCTGCCCTGCCCATCGGGACCTATGCCTACTCGCAGGGGCTCGAGTGGGCGGTGGCGGCAGGCTGGGTGAAGACCGAGAGCGAGACCTCCGACTGGGTCCTCGGGCTTCTCACCCGCTCCCTGTCACGGACGGATGTGCCCATCTTCGCACGCCTCTATCGGGCCTGGGCCGAGGCAGACCCTTCGACGCTCTCGTACTGGAGCCGCTTCCTGCACGCGACCCGCGACACCAGCGAGCTCCAGGCGGAGGACCGGGACGTCGGGGGAGCGCTGGCCCGCTTGCTGGGCCTCCTCGGCATCGGCGAGGCCGAGGGCTGGATCGCCCACCCCCATGCCACCTTCGCCACCCTGTTCTCCCTGGCGACCGTCCACTGGGAGATCCCCCTGCCCGATGCGGCTGCGGGGTATCTGTGGGCCTGGGCAGAGGCCCAGGTGGCAGCGGCGGTCAAGCTGATTCCCTTGGGCCAGACGGCCGGCCAAAGGATCCTGTCCCGTGCCATAGAGGTCATTCCGGAAGCCGTACGGTTCGGCCTGACCCTGAAGGACGACGAGATCGGATGCCTGTGGCCGGGCCTGGCCATGGCCAGCGCGCTCCACGAAGTCCAGTACTCACGGTTGTTTCGCTCTTGA
- the ureG gene encoding urease accessory protein UreG, translated as MSTHKQPLRLGIGGPVGSGKTALIEAICKRLRGSHQVAVVTNDIYTREDAQFLIRNRVLPEERIIGVETGGCPHTAIREDASMNLAAVDQLIQRLPDLDLILVESGGDNLSATFSPELVDLTIYVIDVAAGDKIPRKGGPGITKSDLLVINKVDLAPHVGASLEVMERDALRMRADRPFVFTNLKTGEGVDTVVQFIAHEGMIGQLPPTGARA; from the coding sequence ATGAGCACGCACAAGCAGCCCCTACGCCTGGGCATCGGGGGGCCGGTCGGGTCCGGGAAGACCGCCCTGATCGAAGCGATATGCAAAAGGCTGCGCGGCAGCCACCAGGTCGCGGTGGTCACGAACGACATCTACACGCGGGAGGACGCCCAGTTCCTCATCCGCAACCGGGTGCTGCCCGAGGAGCGCATCATCGGCGTCGAGACGGGAGGATGCCCCCACACGGCGATTCGGGAGGACGCCTCCATGAACCTTGCTGCGGTGGACCAGCTCATCCAACGGCTTCCTGACCTGGACCTGATCCTGGTGGAGAGCGGCGGGGACAACCTCAGCGCGACCTTCAGCCCGGAGCTGGTGGACCTGACGATCTACGTGATCGACGTCGCGGCGGGCGACAAGATCCCGCGAAAGGGAGGGCCGGGGATCACGAAGTCCGATCTACTGGTGATCAACAAGGTCGACCTCGCTCCCCACGTCGGGGCCTCATTGGAGGTGATGGAACGCGACGCGCTTCGGATGAGGGCGGATAGGCCGTTCGTTTTCACAAACCTCAAGACAGGGGAAGGGGTGGACACCGTGGTTCAGTTCATCGCGCACGAGGGGATGATTGGCCAGCTCCCCCCGACAGGGGCGAGGGCCTGA